CCAGGGTACCCCCATTCTCGGCCTCGATGTTTGGGAGCACGCCTATTACCTCAAACACCAGAACAAACGCCCCGATTATATCTCGGCCTTCTGGAACGTGGTAAACTGGGAAAAAGTGAGCGCCCTCTACGAAGAAGCCCTCAAAAAATAAAAGGCCCGACAGCCTCGATCATACTGCGACCGCCGCCCCCCGGCAGCGGTCGCTTTTTTTATGTCCATTCCTGCCAAGGATGGGTTAAAACCCATCTTCAATCCCGGCTAATGGTAGGTTAAACACCGGTACAGTATCCCTTGAGCCAGGGTTCAGTTACCCCTGAGCTACCCCTTTAAGGGGAGTCTCAACAGTGGCTCAACCGTATCTGAAGGGTATCTCAAGGGTATCTCAACCCTGGTGAAACCCTGCATGATGTAAGCTTTTGGGCTGCTTCAGCAATCGCACCCAGCATGTGAAGCGCCTGTGCTGACCTGCATGGTGTCAGTTTTGGGCTGCATTAGCAATAATTTTTACGATTGTTAATATAAAATGTTCATTTTAGTTTACGGTTTCCCATCTCGGATGGAAATGCAAAAGGCTGTACCGTTTGTCCGGTACAGCCTTTTACAAAGATGTGTGTATGGATGGGTATTACTGCAGCACGGTAGTGGCCTGAGGGGGAGTCTGCAATTTAGGCGCGAACCGCATCGCGGCGAAAGCGATCAGCAGCATGCCCCCGGCCAGCATCACCAATAGGCCCTCCTGCGCCTGTTTCTTCCCCACCATCGCCGCGCCGGCCGCTACCAGGATCATAAACACGATGCCGTAAGCCATTTCTGCTACCTGCCAGTCCGCATCAGCCCGGAAGCAGGCGGGGAGCGCCTCCGGCTGGTATAACGCCGCCAAAGGCAGCAGGGCCAGGGCCAGCCCGGTACTCAGGCCGAGGAGCAGCAGCAGGATAAAGTTCCAGGGTTTCAGGCGCAGGCGTCCCTCCAGCACGCGGTACACCTGCACGGTGGCCAGGTAACTGAGCGGAATGTGCAGCAGCGAAGCGCCTGCCAATGGCGCGCGCATCACGGCCAGCGCCAGCAGCCCCGTCCAGAAGAAAGCCCACATCCACCAGGTCAGGTCGCGGTTTTCGGCGGGTTGCGCCAGGTAAATGGAGCGCGTCCGCGCCGTTTGCAGCCAGGTAAAAAGGAAAGCCACCGCCGGGAAGCAGGCCAGCATCGCCAGCCAGTGCCCCGAAAATGCGGCGCCGGGCGCGGGAAACGGCTGCAAGTGCAAACCCTTCAACCCGCCGCTCCATCCCAGCCAGGCATAATACCAGCCTGCGGAAACCGCCGCCATCATGATGATAAACAGCAGCAACGGCCATTTCATACCGGTATGGAAACGCTTCCAGGTCCAGTAAACGAGCCCTGTCAGCAAAGCGATCAGCGGCGCCGTTAAGCCGGCCGACAGCGTGGCCAGTCCGAGCATTACGCCGGAAAGCGCGGCGGCCCGCCAGGGTTGTGCGCTCCAGGATACACGGTAAGCCAGGTAAATGGAAAGGAAGAGGAAATAGTTGCCCCAGATCATCGGCGCATCCGTCCGGAACAGCAGCTGCGGCAACCACGACCCGGCCAGCATCAGCGCCCACCACATCCCGAATCGCTCGTCCTGCCGTTGCTTCCCGACCTGGAAACAGGTGAGTACCGTGAGGATACCCGCCAGCGCATTTGGTTCGCGCATGGCAAAAGGCCCTGCCCCGAAAATAGCCACGGATG
Above is a genomic segment from Chitinophaga pollutisoli containing:
- a CDS encoding glycosyltransferase family 39 protein, encoding MKQILIVLAAALLFLPFPVFYQAGIPPVAEAPLYGWLQSASVAIFGAGPFAMREPNALAGILTVLTCFQVGKQRQDERFGMWWALMLAGSWLPQLLFRTDAPMIWGNYFLFLSIYLAYRVSWSAQPWRAAALSGVMLGLATLSAGLTAPLIALLTGLVYWTWKRFHTGMKWPLLLFIIMMAAVSAGWYYAWLGWSGGLKGLHLQPFPAPGAAFSGHWLAMLACFPAVAFLFTWLQTARTRSIYLAQPAENRDLTWWMWAFFWTGLLALAVMRAPLAGASLLHIPLSYLATVQVYRVLEGRLRLKPWNFILLLLLGLSTGLALALLPLAALYQPEALPACFRADADWQVAEMAYGIVFMILVAAGAAMVGKKQAQEGLLVMLAGGMLLIAFAAMRFAPKLQTPPQATTVLQ